The nucleotide sequence ATTCTCTCCTCCATCTGTTGTTTTAAATGGTCTTCTATTAAGAATAGAAGCCCAGCCATATAAGGAATCTATAAAATGAATACTTGAAAAATATCCAGCACCTGGTGAATTTAATTGCACGAACCAGTTTTCTCCCCTGTCTGTTGTTTTCATAATTTGTTTACTCTTAATTGCCCAGCTAATTAATTGAGTTTGGGAGAAAAATTTTATGATTGCTCCAATAGTATCTGTTAATCCGGTTATATTTGTTAAATACCAGTTTTCTCCGCTATCAATTGTCTTATATATTTTCGGTCTTGATACACCTATAAAACCATTTGAACTGTCAAGAAAATTCATTGCATCCATATACAAAATTTGATTGTAAGGGAATGTCAGTAAGGTATCTAAGGTGTATCCTCCATCGTTTGTCGTGTATATAAGGTCCTTACTGTTTATTATACCCTTATACTCATCACTAAAAAAAATATTAAGTAAATCAGCATTTACAATTGTTCTACTCCAGTTTTCACCTTCATTTGTGGTTTTTGCAAGAAGCATTTTACCTCCGGTAACAAAGCCCTTTTCTTCTGTTGGGAAAGATAAGTTTGTTGTCAATGCTTTTGAACTTCCTAGATTAAGATCAATAATTTCATACCAACTAACACCACCGTTAGTAGATTTATAGAAGCCGCCTGAAGATGCTAAACATCCTTTTACTTCATCCATAAATTTTATTTTATTTATTTCCGGTGCACTTATTCCTCCTCCTCCTGCATACAACCAATTATTACCGCCGTCGGAAGTATAAACAACCTTTCCAGCAAAGCCCCCTGCAGATGCTCTGAGTGTATCAATAGCATAAATTGTGTAGAGACTTCTCGTATCTCCAGCTATTTGTGTTATCCAGCTTACTCCACCATCTGTTGTTTTCAACACAATACCCGAACTTGTGCACATATAACCAAATGATGTGTCAATGAAACTTACATCCCAGTATGGTGCAGTTGGATATGGCATAGATTGTTGCACCCAGATTAATCCGCCATCAGTTGTTTTTAAAGCAGTTCCTCTTTCTCCTACCATCCATCCAATCTCATCGGTTATCATCTGCAGATTCCAGATGTTTCTTGTCGTCGGGCTTGACAACTGGATCCACGTTTCTCCTGCATCTTCTGAGATTATAATTATTCCTCCATCGCCTGCTGCTATAACTCTTTGTCCGTTATTTACTGAAGCAACTGTTCTTAATGTATTTTCAACTCCGCTTTCATACCATATCCACTTCTGTCCTCCATTCGTTGTTTTAATTACTGCACCGCCTTCGCCTACTGCCCAGCCGGTGCCTGCCTGTCCGGTAGGCAGGTCTGCATTTGCAAAATCAATTCCCCAATAATCCACTCTTGGTATTAATGGATGAACTTCAGTCCATACCCCGGTAGATTGAAGTGGGAAGAGAGAATAGTCACGAGTTAATCCAGGCTGTACAGATCGTTCCTCTTGCTGGGCATAGTTCATCGAAGGTAATAATAGTAAGACAAGCAGCAGTGAGAGGAGAAAATTAAATTTCAGGGATTTTTTGTTAAACATATAAATACCCGTGATAATTGCTGATTTAATTTTAAGAAATTAATTTTTGAAACGCAAATAATGATGTTATAGTAACTTCTTGAGACTTCTGAAAAATCAGGTTATAAAGCCAAAAATACTTTGAATTAATTTTTTTCTTTTTTTTATGAGTTTTTATTCAACGATTATATCAGCTATTACTTCTTTAACATAGTGCCAGCCCCCATCTCCCTGTAATGTGGTGTCAACTATCTCTTCATTATTCCAACGGAATTCACAGCCGTAAGAAGCAGGATCAGACAATGTGATCGGAACAATATTTATCGGATCTGGGATACTTCTTTTCTCAACATAGTAATTTTTTATTTTAAGTGAAGTTGAATCACCATTCATTGGGTTGGTATAAACTACTAAAACTCTTTCAGGGCTTGGAATTTCATCGGTAGTTTGAGCAAAAATTAATATAGATAGGAGTAATATCTGAGAACAAGTAAATAAAATTTTCATAACCTCTCCCGTTATTTGATGAATAATAATTTTTTTGTTTGTGAAAAACCCGTAGAGCTTTTAAGCGTATAGAAATAAACACCCGTGGATAATTCTCTCAAATCAATTTCTTTTGTATATATGCCAGCCTGAGTGTTCTCGTAAATCAGAGTTGAAACTTTTTCACCTTTGATATCATACAGATACATTTCAATAAAAGATTCCAGCGGGACGATATATTTTATTATGGTGGTTGGATTAGTTGGGTTCGGGTAATTCTGAAAGAGTTCAAAATTATTTAAGTAAATTTTTATTTCAATAATATTAGAATATTTAAATAAACCATTGTAATCAATTTGTTTAAGTCTATAAAAGTACATTTGATTTTCAATATTGGTATCTTCAAACGAATAATTTTGTCTTTCTGATGTTGTGCCTTTACCAGAAACAGTACCTATAACTTCCCAATGAACTTTGTTTTTTGAGCGTTGTATTTCAAATCCCATATTGTTTTTTTCAGTTGCTGATTGCCAGCTTAATAATACATTCAAATTTCTTAACTCTGCTTTGAAGCCTGTTAATTCAACTGGAACTATTGTTGTGTCCAAATAATTCATAACAAGACCTCTTACTCCTATCGGGACACAAAAATAATTATAAGGTGCATAAAGATTTAAAAAAGAAGTACCTACATCCGACATTATATTAATCCAGGTATTTCCTGTGTCTATGCTTTCATAGATATTCCAAGTAATTAGAAAGTGGGTATTACTAATTAATTTGAATCGCGAAGTGTAGGCTGAGATTTGAGTATCCTGATACCAAGTAATTCCTCCATCATTAGTCCTATAAAGCTTATTCTCGCTTAATAACCATCCGTTAAGCGTATCTTT is from Ignavibacteriota bacterium and encodes:
- a CDS encoding T9SS type A sorting domain-containing protein; the encoded protein is MFNKKSLKFNFLLSLLLVLLLLPSMNYAQQEERSVQPGLTRDYSLFPLQSTGVWTEVHPLIPRVDYWGIDFANADLPTGQAGTGWAVGEGGAVIKTTNGGQKWIWYESGVENTLRTVASVNNGQRVIAAGDGGIIIISEDAGETWIQLSSPTTRNIWNLQMITDEIGWMVGERGTALKTTDGGLIWVQQSMPYPTAPYWDVSFIDTSFGYMCTSSGIVLKTTDGGVSWITQIAGDTRSLYTIYAIDTLRASAGGFAGKVVYTSDGGNNWLYAGGGGISAPEINKIKFMDEVKGCLASSGGFYKSTNGGVSWYEIIDLNLGSSKALTTNLSFPTEEKGFVTGGKMLLAKTTNEGENWSRTIVNADLLNIFFSDEYKGIINSKDLIYTTNDGGYTLDTLLTFPYNQILYMDAMNFLDSSNGFIGVSRPKIYKTIDSGENWYLTNITGLTDTIGAIIKFFSQTQLISWAIKSKQIMKTTDRGENWFVQLNSPGAGYFSSIHFIDSLYGWASILNRRPFKTTDGGENWIEQTNLNFYQTDDVYFKDTLNGWLLDWNKLYKTIDGGINWTLDSLLTGFGSGRFGYFDSENIFITGDRVYRTTNAGINWTEFPELANQGWRMTIDLFAVNSGFLVGNTGLIFKYYDETVPVELINFEGWLNENETNLQWTTATETNNRGFYIQRKKLNEQEWIDLDFIEGKGNSTEINYYSYKDILTESGVYCYRLKQTDFDGTYNYSEEIEIYFSVPLEYELFQNFPNPANPIANISFTLPQKSFVEINLYSINGELVKQILNEEKEKGIYNLEVKLNDFASGVYFYKMTTDKGFYDVKKLVLLK